The following are from one region of the Agelaius phoeniceus isolate bAgePho1 chromosome 20, bAgePho1.hap1, whole genome shotgun sequence genome:
- the RPAIN gene encoding RPA-interacting protein has protein sequence MAAPVQGHRARYKSPGGPPWRETYRRRCMERLRSSRAKLLDRYRQAGDGACGAAPGALLVQEVMEQEWQELRDRLPGLGGEQPMEQVLEDPDELAVLEEIQRELILQEQLVIEEYERSLRFDEECLNAMLDGLDASDRVICPVCRKNNLTVKAHLVCCQCGLHISTQDMTEGKLRSLLESTLTEHSQRCLHSPEFTVTSGMEEEASLLMSCPVCDSWIILL, from the exons ATGGCGGCGCCGGTGCAGGGGCACCGAGCGCGGTACAAGAGCCCGGGCGGGCCGCCCTGGAGGGAGACGTACCGCAGG CGCTGCATGGAGCGGCTGAGGAGCAGCCGGGCCAAGCTGCTGGACCGCTACCGCCAGGCCGGGGACGGGGCgtgcggggcggccccgggcgcGCTGCTGGTGCAGGAGGTGATGGAGCAGGAGTGGCAGGAGCTGCGGGACAGGCTTCCCGGCCTCGGCGGAGAGCAGCCCATGGAGCAG GTGCTGGAGGACCCTgatgagctggcagtgctggaagaGATCCAACGAGAACTGATCTTGCAAG AGCAGTTGGTCATCGAGGAGTACGAGCGGAGCCTGCGCTTCGATGAGGAATGTCTCAATGCCATGCTGGACGGCCTGGATGCCTCTGACAGGGTCATCTGCCCTGTATGTAGGAA GAATAACCTGACTGTGAAGGCTCACTTGGTTTGTTGCCAGTGTGGATTGCACATCAGCACACAG GATATGACAGAAGGGAAGCTTCGGTCCCTGCTGGAAAGCACCTTGACAGAGCACAGTCAGAGgtgcctgcacagccctgagttCACAGTCACCAGTGGCATGGAGGAGGAAGCCAGCCTGCTGATGAGCTGCCCT GTCTGTGACTCCTGGATCATTCTCCTCTAA
- the C1QBP gene encoding complement component 1 Q subcomponent-binding protein, mitochondrial: protein MLLARSLRAAAAAALRPPLSAPRRPLSSAAPRALLPPPAAAAPALARSLWQLGGGAGRTALLRPRRGSAGRVSCGCGGLHTEGDKAFAQFLTDEIQEEKKIQKHKSLPKVSGGWELEVHGTEAKLVRKIAGEKITVTFNINNSIPPSAEEDTQEQQKPDEQEPELTSTPNFVVEVIKDDTKQTLVLDCHFPEDEIGHEGEEESDIFTIREVSFQPTGEADWKDTNYTLNTDSLDWALYDHLMDFLADRGVDNTFADELIELSTALEHQEYIKFLEDLKSFVKCQ from the exons ATGCTCCTCGCCCGCTCCctgcgcgccgccgccgccgccgcgctgcGCCCGCCGCTGTccgcgccgcgccgcccgcTCAGCTCCGCGGCCCCCCgcgcgctgctgccgccgcccgccgccgccgcaccgGCCCTGGCGCGCTCGCTGTGGCAGCtgggcggcggcgcggggcggacGGCGCTGCTGCGGCCCCGGCGGGGCTCGGCCGGGCGCGTGTCCTgcggctgcggcgggctgcacACCGAGG GTGACAAAGCCTTTGCGCAGTTCCTGACGGACGAGAtccaggaggagaagaagaTCCAGAAGCACAAGTCCCTGCCCAAGGTCTCCGGGGGGTGGGAGCTCGAGGTGCACGGCACGGAGGCCAAGCTGGTGCGGAAGATCGCGGGGGAAAA GATAACGGTTACATTCAACATCAATAACAGCATCCCACCCTCGGCTGAAGAGGACacgcaggagcagcagaaaccTGATGAGCAGGAG CCTGAACTTACATCAACTCCAAACTTTGTAGTGGAAGTCATAAAAGATGATACAAAACAGACCCTTGTCCTTGACTGCCATTTCCCTGAAGATGAG ATTGGACatgaaggagaggaagaaagtGATATTTTCACAATTCGGGAGGTCAGCTTCCAGCCCACTGGGGAAGCTGACTGGAAGGACACCAACTACACCCTCAACACGGATTCCCTGGACTGG GCTCTCTATGATCACCTGATGGATTTCCTGGCTGACAGAGGAGTGGACAACACCTTTGCTGATGAGTTAATAGagctcagcactgccctggagcaccaggagtACATCAAATTCCTTGAAGACCTTAAAAGCTTTGTCAAATGTCAGTAG